A window of Pseudomonas putida genomic DNA:
TCGCGGTCGAAGATATAGCCGAGCAGCCCGGTATACGGCAGGTTGTAACGCTCGTCCGGCAGCAGCGTCGGCATCTGCAGCTGGCCGTGCTCGATGCGTGCAGCGGAAATCAGCGTGGTCACATCCGAGGCCAGGCGTTGTTCGATCGACTCCTGCAGGGCCAGGCTGAAGGCCTTCTGCAAGGCCGGCAGCAGCGCCAGCATGAACAGCAGCGCCAGCACCGCGGCCGCCAGCATCAGGCGCACCCGCAGCGAACGGATCATCGGCAGCGCTCGGTGAACAGGTAGCCCAGGCCGCGCACGGTGTCGATCGGTCTGAAGCCGTGCTCGCCCTCGAGCTTGCGCCGCAGGCGACCGACCAGCACTTCGATGACATTGGGGTCACGCTCCTCGTCCCCCGGATACAGCTGCTCCATCAGGCGGTCCTTGGCCACCACCTGCTGGTGATGGCGCATGAGGTATTCGAGGATGCGGTATTCGTAGGCGGTCAGGGCCAGGGGCTGCTCGTCCAGCGTTGCCTGCTTGCGGTTGAGGTCGAGCATCAGCGGGCCGGCGGCTATGGTCGACTGGGTGAACCCGCTGGAGCGACGCAACAGGGCGTTCAGGCGTGCCTCGAGCTCTTCGAACTGGAACGGCTTGACCAGGTAGTCGTCGGCGCCGGCGGCCAGGCCTTCGACCTTGTCCTGCCAGTTGCCGCGTGCGGTGAGGATGAGAATGGGGAAGGTCTTGTCCTGGCTGCGCAGGCGGGTGATCAGCTCCAGGCCGCTGATGCCAGGCAGGCCCAAGTCGATGATGGCCAGATCGAAGTGGTATTGCCCGGCCTGGTACAACGCCTCTTCGGCGTCGGCGACCGCCTCGACCACATGGCCGCTTTCGCCCAGGCGGGTGTAGAGGTGATGGCGAAGCAGGGCTTCGTCCTCGACCACCAGCAGTTTCATGTGCAGCTCCTTGTTTGCATTGCCTGGACCGGCCTCTTCGCGGGCACGCCCGCTCCCACAGGGATCGCACTGCCCCGAAGGCTTGTGCAGTACCAGTGGGAGCGGGCGTGCCCGCGAAAGGGCCGGTACAGGATAACCCGGCTCGCCCGTCAGAACTTGTAGCTTGCAGCCAGGTAGGTCTGGGCGCTGCTGGTCAGGCGCAGGGTGCCATCCTTCGGCCCGCCGTGCGCACCCACTTCGGTGGCGGCATTGGTACGCAGGTAACGGTAGCCCAGTTCCACCGAAGCCTTGTCGGTAATGTCCTGAATCACGCCGGCCTGCAGGCCATACGCGTAACCGTAGTCGGTATCCCGGCTGGCGCCTGGCGAGTCCTGGGTCAGCTTGGTCACGCCCAGGCTGCCACCGCCGAACAGTTTGGTGGTATCGCCCACCGGCAGGAACAGGTCATAGCTGCCCAGCAGGTTTTCCTGGCGCAACTTCAGCCCGCTGTGGTCGCCCGATACATTGTCGTAAGTCATGTAGTAGCGGCCCTGGTCATTGATCTTGCCCACACGCACGCCCCAAGTGTCGTCCTTGCCGATGATGCCGTCGGCATTGAGGTGGTCGGTGTTGCGCTGCAGCAGGCCGGACTTGCGAACCTTGTCGCTGGTCTGGCCGTAGGTCAGGCTGGCGAAGTTGTCGTCGGCGGCCTGGGCGGTGGTGATGCCAGCGGCGCAGACGGCCATGGCGGCAAGCAGGGTATTGAAGGTTTTCATGGCGGGATACTCCGGTTGAGTGCGCTGTTGCGGTCTGGAAGCTAGAGTAAGCAGGGCACCCTGAACCGCGACTGAACCCTGGCTGAACCCCGGCTGAACGAACTGTTTGCAGAACTATTTGCAGAACTATTTGCAGAACTAGGAGTAGTGACCATGCGCGCCCTGCTGGCCTTGACCCTGATGTGCGGCGCCGCCCTCGCTCAAGCGGCGGTGCAAACTCGCGAAATTCCCTACCAGGACGCCGATGGCAACCGCCTGGTCGGCTACTACGCCTATGACGACGCCATCGAGGGCAAGCGCCCCGGCATTGTCGTGGTGCATGAATGGTGGGGGCTGAACGACTACGCCAAGCGTCGCGCGCGCGACCTCGCGGCGCTGGGCTACAACGCGCTGGCCATCGACATGTATGGCGACGGCAAGCAGACCGAACATCCCGCCGATGCCCAGGCGTTCATGGCCGAGGTGATGAAGGACCCGAAAGCTGCCGAGCGCCGCTTCGACGCCGGGCTTGAACTGCTGAAACTGCAGCCCAATACCAACAAGCACCAGCTGGGTGCGGTAGGCTACTGCTTCGGTGGCAAGGTGGTGCTGGATGCCGCGCGGCGCGGGGAGAAGCTGGATGGCGTGGTGAGCTTCCACGGCGCGCTGGCCACGCAGACCCCGGCAAAGCCTGGCGTGGTGCGGGCGGATATCCTGGTCGAACATGGTGCTGCGGACAGCATGGTTACCCCGCAGCAGGTAGCAGCGTTCAAGGCCGAAATGGATGCGGCTAAGGTCAACTACCAGTTCGTCAGCATCGACGGGGCCAAGCACGGGTTTACCAACCCGGACGCGGACCGCTTGAGCCATGGCGAGCATGGCGGGCCGGATATCGGCTACAACAAGGCAGCGGATGAAAGCTCCTGGGCGGACATGCAGGCGTTCTTCAAGAAGGTGTTCAAGTAAGCAACGCGAGGGGCCGCTTTGCGGCCCAATCGCCGGCAAGCCGGCTCCCACAAGGACCGCGCAAAACCTGAGACATACGCTGTACCTGTGGGAGCTGGCTTGCCGGCGATTGGGCTGCAAAGCAGCCCTCTGCGATCCCACCTCCCACACCACCGCCGCGGCTGGCACAATAGCCCCATGAACACACTCCCCGCCTGCTGCGCCCCGCTCCAGCACCACTGGCCCCTGCCCCGCCCATTACCCGGCGCGGTACTGGTCAGTTGCACCTTCGACCCCACCCGCCTGGCCCCCGACGACTTCCAGCGCGCCGGCGTCGTGCCAGGCGCCAGCCTGCAGCGCTCGGTGGCCAAGCGCCAGGCCGAGTACCTGGCCGGCCGGGTATGCGCCCGCGCCGCGCTGCAGCGCCTGGACGGCCGTGACTACGTGCCCGGTACCCACGAAGACCGCTCGCCCATCTGGCCCGCTGGCATTCATGGCTCGATCACCCACGGCAAAGGCTGGGCTGCTGCCGTGGTCGCCGCCGAAGGCAGTTGCCAGGGCCTGGGCCTGGATCAGGAAGCGCTGCTGGATGATCAACGCGCCGAGCGGCTGATGGGCGAAATCCTCACCCCGCCCGAGCTCGAGCGCCTGGACCGCCACCAGCTCGGCCTCGCCGTCACCCTGACCTTCTCGCTGAAGGAAAGCCTGTTCAAGACGCTCTACCCGCTGACCCGTCAGCGCTTCTACTTCGAGCACGCCGAAGTGCTGGACTGGTCCGCCGAAGGCCTGGCCCGCCTGCGCCTGCTCACCGACCTGTCGCCGCAGTGGCGGCATGGCGCCGAGCTGCAGGGCCAGTTCTGCCTGCAGGACGGCCACCTGCTCAGCCTGGTCAGCGTCTGACCGTCACAACGGTGCCTGCTGCCGTGGCCAGTTCAGGCTGAAGCAGGCACCACCCAGCGCGGCGCTGCGCCCCACCGTGGCCCGGCCCGCGTGCCAGTAAATGATCCGCCGCACGATCGACAGGCCCAGGCCATGCCCGCCCGAGGCGCGGGTGCGGCTGTCGTCGAGGCGGGTGAACGGTGTGAAGATACGGTCCCAGACACCCTCGGGGATCCCAGGGCCGTCATCCTCCACATCGATGCGGCAGCGTTGCTGCCCCAACTGGTAGCTCAGGCGCACCTCGGCCTCGGCATGGCGCATGGCATTGCCCACCAGGTTCTGCAGGGCCCGGTGCAGGTAGCGCGGTTCGGCCTCGACCCAGGCGCCTTCGCCATCGGCGCCCTGGCACTCACCCCGCACCACCCGTACCTCGGCACGCAGCGGCGCCAGCTCTTCGATCACCCGGTCGAGCAAGGCATCCAGGTCGACCCGCTCGAACTTCAGCGCCGGAGCGCCCTGCTCCAGGCGAGCGTAGGTCAGCATCTCGTCGACCAGCTTGTCGAGGTCCTGGATATCGCCGTCCATGCCCGCCAGGTGCTTGGCCCGAGCCAGCTCGGTGGGGGCATTTTCGATCATCTCCAGGCCAAAGCGCAGGCGTGCCACCGGCGTGCGCAGCTCATGGGAAACCGCCCGCACCAGCTCGCGCTGCATGGTCAGCGAGCGCTGCAGGTGCTCCGCCATGCCGTTGAAGGCCGCAGCCAGGCGCCCTACCGAGTCGGCATCGCCGGCCGGCACCCGGGTGTCCAGGCTGCCCTGGGCGATGCGCGTGGCGGCAATCTCCAGGCCCGACACACGCCGCTCCAGTTGGCGTACCAGCAGGTAGACCACCAGGCCGATCAGGCACAGGCCGAGAAAGGCGATCAGGATCAGCAACTGCGGCGGATACGGGTTGAGCTGGTACAGCGGGCCGATTTCCAGCACCCAGGGCGAGCCAGCCAGCCCGGCGAACACGCGGATCGAGTCACCATCCTTGCCCAGGGCCATGACCGTGTCGCCCTCCTCGACCCGGCGCCGCTGGTCATCGTCCAGGCTCACCCGCTCGATGCGCTGCAGAGCCACGCCAAAGCCGAAGCCCTTTTCTTTCTTGATCTGTGCCAGGCGCTGCTGCTGTTCGGTTACCGGGTAGCGCACCAGTTCGTCGGCCAACAGGTAGAGGGTGGCTCGCGCCAGTTGCTCGCTGATCTGCTTGATCTGCGCTACCAGCATCAGGTCTTCCTGGCCGACCTTGCGCAGCACCTGGGCCGCATGCGGGCCGGTCTTCTCGACCACCACCAGGCCGCGGTACAGGCGCGCCCGCTGGCCACCATCGAGGGTATGCGCGGTCATTGGCTGCAGCGCCAACGGCACGCCTAGCAGGCGCTCCCAGATCAGCAGCGAGCGCTTGCGTTCGGTGTCGTTCTGCAGCGCCAGGTTGTCGGCCATCAGGCTGAACGTACCCTGGGCCAGGCCCTCGCGGTGCTGGGCGGCACGCACTTCGTTGACCAGGTGCAGGCTGAGCACCCCAAGCAGGGCCACCAGCACCAGCACGGCCAGCATGCCGCCATAGATGCGCAGGAAGATCGCGTTCTTCATGGGGCCTCGCCGACGAACAGGTAGCCCTTGCTGCGCAGGGTCTTGATCAACCTTGGCTGGAGCGGGTCGTCGCCGATCCTGGGGCGGATCCTGGAGATGCGTATGTCGATGGAGCGGTCCTGGCCGTCGTAGCCGACGCCACGTAGCGCCGTGAAGATCTGCTCGCGTGTCAGCACCCG
This region includes:
- a CDS encoding response regulator, producing MKLLVVEDEALLRHHLYTRLGESGHVVEAVADAEEALYQAGQYHFDLAIIDLGLPGISGLELITRLRSQDKTFPILILTARGNWQDKVEGLAAGADDYLVKPFQFEELEARLNALLRRSSGFTQSTIAAGPLMLDLNRKQATLDEQPLALTAYEYRILEYLMRHHQQVVAKDRLMEQLYPGDEERDPNVIEVLVGRLRRKLEGEHGFRPIDTVRGLGYLFTERCR
- a CDS encoding outer membrane beta-barrel protein; translated protein: MKTFNTLLAAMAVCAAGITTAQAADDNFASLTYGQTSDKVRKSGLLQRNTDHLNADGIIGKDDTWGVRVGKINDQGRYYMTYDNVSGDHSGLKLRQENLLGSYDLFLPVGDTTKLFGGGSLGVTKLTQDSPGASRDTDYGYAYGLQAGVIQDITDKASVELGYRYLRTNAATEVGAHGGPKDGTLRLTSSAQTYLAASYKF
- a CDS encoding dienelactone hydrolase family protein, with translation MRALLALTLMCGAALAQAAVQTREIPYQDADGNRLVGYYAYDDAIEGKRPGIVVVHEWWGLNDYAKRRARDLAALGYNALAIDMYGDGKQTEHPADAQAFMAEVMKDPKAAERRFDAGLELLKLQPNTNKHQLGAVGYCFGGKVVLDAARRGEKLDGVVSFHGALATQTPAKPGVVRADILVEHGAADSMVTPQQVAAFKAEMDAAKVNYQFVSIDGAKHGFTNPDADRLSHGEHGGPDIGYNKAADESSWADMQAFFKKVFK
- a CDS encoding 4'-phosphopantetheinyl transferase superfamily protein; translated protein: MNTLPACCAPLQHHWPLPRPLPGAVLVSCTFDPTRLAPDDFQRAGVVPGASLQRSVAKRQAEYLAGRVCARAALQRLDGRDYVPGTHEDRSPIWPAGIHGSITHGKGWAAAVVAAEGSCQGLGLDQEALLDDQRAERLMGEILTPPELERLDRHQLGLAVTLTFSLKESLFKTLYPLTRQRFYFEHAEVLDWSAEGLARLRLLTDLSPQWRHGAELQGQFCLQDGHLLSLVSV
- a CDS encoding ATP-binding protein, encoding MKNAIFLRIYGGMLAVLVLVALLGVLSLHLVNEVRAAQHREGLAQGTFSLMADNLALQNDTERKRSLLIWERLLGVPLALQPMTAHTLDGGQRARLYRGLVVVEKTGPHAAQVLRKVGQEDLMLVAQIKQISEQLARATLYLLADELVRYPVTEQQQRLAQIKKEKGFGFGVALQRIERVSLDDDQRRRVEEGDTVMALGKDGDSIRVFAGLAGSPWVLEIGPLYQLNPYPPQLLILIAFLGLCLIGLVVYLLVRQLERRVSGLEIAATRIAQGSLDTRVPAGDADSVGRLAAAFNGMAEHLQRSLTMQRELVRAVSHELRTPVARLRFGLEMIENAPTELARAKHLAGMDGDIQDLDKLVDEMLTYARLEQGAPALKFERVDLDALLDRVIEELAPLRAEVRVVRGECQGADGEGAWVEAEPRYLHRALQNLVGNAMRHAEAEVRLSYQLGQQRCRIDVEDDGPGIPEGVWDRIFTPFTRLDDSRTRASGGHGLGLSIVRRIIYWHAGRATVGRSAALGGACFSLNWPRQQAPL